From one Plectropomus leopardus isolate mb chromosome 8, YSFRI_Pleo_2.0, whole genome shotgun sequence genomic stretch:
- the galnt6 gene encoding LOW QUALITY PROTEIN: polypeptide N-acetylgalactosaminyltransferase 6 (The sequence of the model RefSeq protein was modified relative to this genomic sequence to represent the inferred CDS: deleted 2 bases in 1 codon): MRLFLRRRMSPLKLVLLGGTLFMVLVVLQRDVSSSPASDPWFKELVVKKDKMMVMVREAVNNIGFQIGPPQPQLAEEQPTEDVKCPTGFYSQAELKPHLERPPQDPRSPGANGQAFQKDHMSPEDEKEKEEGMTRHCFNQFASDRISLSRGLGDDTRPPECVERKFRRCPPLPNTSVIIVFHNEAWSTLLRTVYSVLHTSPAILLKEIILVDDASVAEHLKSQLEDFVQQLKIVRVVRQPERKGLITARLLGASIAQGEVLTFLDAHCECFHGWLEPLLARIVEEPTAVVSPEIATIDLNNFHFNKPVANGHAFNRGNFDWSLTFGWEAIPADARKLRTDETYPVKTPTFAGGLFSILKTYFEHIGTYDDKMEIWGGENVEMSFRVWQCGGQLEIIPCSVVGHVFRNKSPHTFPKGTEVITRNQVRLAEVWMDDYKKIFYRRNKNAAEMASKKKYGDISERLNLREKLHCKNFTWFLNNIYPEAFIPDLDPEKFGAIRNSGSQTCLDVGENNQGGKPVIMYQCHNMGGNQYFEYSSHKELRHNIGKQLCLHAVPHPEQVKIELCQLKGKGTSLSPQQEWIFTEENLLRNPSSGKCLQLRGDRLQMDNCNAADLYQHWTFS; this comes from the exons ATGCGTCTTTTCCTACGCCGGCGTATGTCCCCTCTGAAACTGGTGCTCCTTGGGGGGACTCTCTTTATGGTG CTGGTGGTTCTCCAGAGGGATGTCAGCTCCTCGCCTGCTTCTGACCCCTGGTTTAAAGAGCTGGTGGTCAAGAAGGacaagatgatggtgatggtacGAGAGGCTGTCAACAACATTGGTTTCCAGATCGGACCGCCGCAGCCACAGCTAGCAGAGGAGCAGCCCACCGAGGACGTCAAATGCCCCACTGGATTCTACAGTCAGGCTGAGCTTAAACCTCACCTGGAGAGACCGCCTCAGGACCCCAGGAGCCCAGGGGCTAATGGGCAGGCATTTCAGAAAGACCACATGTCCCCAGAGGacgagaaggagaaggaggagggtaTGACACGGCACTGTTTCAACCAGTTTGCCAGTGATCGTATCTCACTCAGCCGTGGTCTTGGGGATGACACAAGGCCTCCAGA ATGTGTGGAAAGGAAGTTCCGTCGCTGTCCTCCTCTGCCAAACACCAGTGTTATTATTGTCTTCCACAATGAGGCCTGGTCCACCCTGCTTAGGACAGTTTACAGTGTCCTGCACACGTCTCCTGCTATCCTCCTTAAAGAGATCATCTTGGTAGATGACGCCAGTGTTGCAG agcACCTGAAGAGCCAACTGGAGGACTTTGTGCAGCAGCTGAAGATCGTTCGCGTAGTGAGGCAACCGGAGAGGAAGGGCCTCATTACTGCCAGGCTGCTGGGTGCCAGCATCGCTCAGGGCGAAGTGCTAACCTTTCTGGACGCACact GCGAGTGTTTCCATGGTTGGCTCGAGCCCCTGTTGGCCCGCATTGTTGAGGAACCCACTGCAGTGGTGAGCCCAGAGATCGCTACCATTGATCTTAACAACTTTCACTTCAACAAGCCTGTGGCCAACGGCCACGCTTTCAACCGAGGTAACTTTGACTGGAGCCTGACCTTCGGCTGGGAGGCAATCCCTGCGGATGCAAGGAAGCTGCGCACAGATGAAACCTACCCTGTGAA AACACCTACTTTTGCCGGAGGTCTCTTCTCAATTTTAAAGACATACTTTGAACACATTGGCACATACGATGACAAGATGGAGATCTGGGGCGGTGAAAATGTGGAGATGTCATTCAGG GTGTGGCAGTGTGGGGGTCAGCTAGAGATCATCCCTTGTTCTGTGGTGGGCCATGTCTTCCGCAACAAGAGCCCCCACACCTTCCCCAAGGGCACAGAGGTCATCACTCGCAACCAGGTGCGCCTGGCTGAGGTCTGGATGGACGACTACAAGAAGATCTTCTATCGCCGCAACAAGAACGCTGCTGAAATGGCCAgtaag AAAAAGTATGGTGACATCTCTGAACGTCTGAATCTGAGAGAGAAGCTCCACTGTAAGAACTTCACCTGGTTCTTAAACAACATCTACCCAGAGGCCTTCATTCCAGACTTAGACCCAGAAAAATTTGGAGCA ATAAGAAACTCTGGATCTCAAACCTGTCTGGATGTTGGAGAGAATAACCAGGGAGGCAAACCAGTGATCATGTACCAGTGTCACAACATGGGAGGCAACCAG TACTTTGAATACTCATCTCATAAGGAGCTGCGTCACAATATAGGGAAACAGCTGTGTCTTCATGCCGTGCCCCATCCAGAGCAGGTGAAGATCGAGCTATGCCAGCTGAAAGGGAAAGGCACCAGTTTGAGTCCACAGCAGGAGTGGATCTTTACAGAG GAAAATCTTCTGAGGAATCCAAGTAGTGGGAAATGTTTACAGCTGAGAGGAGACCGGCTTCAGATGGACAATTGTAACGCTGCTGATCTCTACCAGCACTGGACCTTTAGCTGA